In Candidatus Micrarchaeota archaeon, the genomic window ATGCGTTTAGGTAAGTTAAATGAGAATATTGCTGCAGTTTCCTGAGGGCCTAAAGCAGAAGGCGCTTGAGCACGCCAGGATCCTCGAGAGCAAGGGAGATGAGGTTTTCATATCAGCGTCGCCCACTTTCGGGGCGTGCGACCTGGCGCTTGACGAGGCAAGGAGCATAAAGGCGGAGAAGCTGATCCATTTCGGCCACGGGGAGTTCCACCACGTGGATTTCAATGTTGAGTACGTTGAGTACAGCATAGACGCGCCCCTTGGGCTTCTCGAGGATTCGCTTGACTACCTTAAGGGCTACGAAAGGCTGGGCATAGTCACCACCATACAGCACGTGCACCAGCTTGACGACATACGCTCGTTTTACGAAAGCAGGGGTAAGAAAATAAGCATAGGAAAGCCGTACGGCTTCGCGAAGAGGCGGGGCCAGATACTAGGGTGCGACGTCGGCAGCGCCGCAACGATTGACAGGGAGGTTGATGCGTTCGTATATTTCGGCGGCGGACTTTTCCATCCGCTCGGGGCTCTGCTTTCGACAACGAAGCCCTTCCTTGCAATAGAGCCGTTCGCAGGCAGCATAGATTTCATAGACGGCATGAGGGAAAAATACAGGAAGAGGAGCAGGGGAAAGGTGCTTGCATCGGTAAACGCCACAAGGTTCGGCATAATGGTAAGCACTAAGAACGGGCAGCACAACATGAACCTTGGGAAGATACTCAAGGAAAGGATAGAGTCGAAGGGATTGCAGGCGCAGCTGCTTGTCGCAAACACGTTCGATTTCGGGTCGCTGGGCAACATGCTGGAATTCGACGCGTTTGTCAATACCGCATGCCCTAGGATGGCCATAGACGATACGGAAAGGCTGCCCAAGCCGCTGCTCAGCGCAAACGAGCTAATGGAGCTGCTCAAGATGAAGGAGGAGCTGAAGGAGATAAGGAACAGATGACCTTCAGGAGGCCTTAAGGTTCAATGAAGCTATTTGCACGTATGCCGGGCCGTACGTCTGCTCTATTCCCTGCGACGTAACCTGGTAATAATACTCTGCCCATATGGTGCCCACTTCCACAGTCCCGATGGACACCGGGAACGTTATGCTATTGACAGGAAGGTAAAGCGTTTCCGTAGCTCCAGTGGGCATTCCCTGTACTGACAGCATGGTGTTGGCAGGAGTAGAATTGAATGATATTGAAGGCACACCGTTGACGTTCGGGGTGCCCTGCGGCACGAATACGATGTTTGCGCTAGTCCAGCTGGTTCCTGTGCTCTGCCCTATCGTTACGATTATGTTTGCATCTGAATGGCTGTATATCGGCGTCTTGCAGAGGAATCCGGGAGTAGCTATGCATGTATTTTCGGATATCGTATTGCCATTGAAAACCCCCAATGCGAAAAGCGCGGACAAAACGACTGCTATTACAAGTATAGCCCAACCATAGGTCATCAGGTACTCCATGGCGCTTTGGGCCTTCCTTCCAAAATGTTCTTTTGCTATGGAATCATCCCAGTTATTAGAGAAGCTAACAAATATTATACTTTCCGAGACTATGAAAATAAAAATAACAAAAAAGAAAAAAGAAAAGGCTTCCTGATTACGAAGCCTTTATGTTTATTGTTGCGATTTCAGTATATTGGAGGGGCGCTCCCGGCTGTGTTGTCTTATACTGAGCCCATATTGCACCTGTTGCAGCTACTCCAACGCTTACTGGCGTATTTACGACGTCATTCGCAGATAGGGATATTGTTTGCGTCTGGCCGCTCAATAATCCTGTCGGCGTATTGACCGCTATCGGTGCATTGAATGGTACGCTAGGCACTCCTCCAGCATCCGTAGGCGTACCCTGCGGTACGAACGTGAAGTTGGCTTTTGCCCAGTTCTGCCCTGTGTTCTGGCCAACCTGCACCTGTATGTATCCGGTTGAGTGCACGTATACAGGGTTCTGGCACAGGAATCCGGACTGCGCAATGCAGGCGTTTCCTAGCAATGATGAGCCGCTAAACACTCCGAGAGAGAATAGTGCTCCAAGCACTACCGCTATTATCAAAATTGCCCAACCATAAGTCATCAGGTACTCCATGGCGCTTTGGGCCTTTCGCTGTGTGGAAGGTAACATATATTACACCTATGATTCATATTACAAAAGATATATTTAAAAATCTTACTGAAAGCGCTGACCATAATGCATCCGTAGACCTTTATGCGAATGCCAAACTTTTTAATAACTTATTCTGTATTATAATCTAAGTGGTATCATGAGCATCTTGGAAAGCGCACTCAACCAGCAGGCTTCAACCGATAGTATTTTCAGGGCGAAGATATCCGTTTGCGGGATAGGCGGAGGGGGATCCAATACCGTCCAGAGGATGAGCAAGCTCAACATAGTTGGCGCAGATCTTGTCGCCATAAACACTGACGGCAAGCACCTCAACACGCTCAATCCCTCGGTAAAGAGGGTGCTCATAGGCGGAACCCTGACCAGGGGGCTCGGCGCTGGAGGCTTCCCGGAAATGGGCGCAAAGGCGGCGGAATACTCCAAGGGCGAGATAGAGAGGGTAATAGGGGGAAGCAATCTTTTGTTCATAACAGCAGGCATGGGAGGCGGAACAGGCACAGGTGCCGCGCCGGTAGTAGCCGGCATCGCAAAGGAGGGCGGCTCCCTCGTAGTCGGCATAGTCACGTACCCGTTCGCGCTTGAGAGGGTTAGGCTGAGGACCGCGAAAAAGGGCATAGAGGAGCTCAGCAGGAACTGCGACACGCTCATAGTGATAGACAACCAGAAGCTCGTCGAGGTATACAAGAACCTAGCGATAGACCAGGCGTTCAAGGTGGCCGACGAGGTAGCATCAAGGGCTGTAAAGGGGATAACTGAGACGATAAACAGGCCAGGGCTCGTAAACATAGACTTCGCGGACATAAGGACGATAATGAGGAACGGCGGCCTGGCCATGATAAGCATAGGCGAGGGAAGGGGCCCTGGGCGCGTAGACGAGGTGGTGCAGAGCACCCTCAGGAACAAGCTGCTGGATGTGGATTACGAGGGCACCACCGGGATAATGATATACATAGTGGGAGGGGACGACCTTACCTTGGGTGAGGTGAACCAGATAGCGGCGAAGCTCTCTGAGAATTCCGCGCCCAACGCGAACGTGATATGGGGCGCGAGGATAGAGCCCGAATACAACGGAAGGGTAGAGGTAATAGCGATATTCACGGGGGTCAAGAGCCCGCAGATACTTTCCGGCGCAGAATCCGCAAAGGAATCTGCTGATGATTTCGGGCTTGGTGGAATCTGACAGCATCTCAGGATTCGGCAATGGAAGTGTATTCGTTCTTGTCCTTGTTCCTCTCAAGGCTGTAGACCCTTGCTGAGGTTATGCCCTTCAGCGCGCTGTCGTGCGTTATTATGAATATCTGCTCCACTATGTTCGGCAGCTTGCTGCCCAGCACCTCTATGAACTTGTTTATTCCGTTTTCGTCTATGTTGTGGGTGGGCTCGTCCAGTATAAGCCACCTGAGGTTCGGGACTATGACCATCGCGAGCGCTATCCTCATCGTGAGGCATGCGATGCTCCGCTCGCCCCCGCTAGCTATGCCGTCCATCTCTATCCAGGACTTGCTGCCGTTGGCATCCTCCCCGGTGCACGCCTGCAGGAGGTAATCGTCCTTCCTTGCGTCCAGCTTTATCCCGATATAATCGCCGTACGGGTATAGCTCGGTCCAGATGTCCTGCATGAGCATGTTTATCGATGTGACCATGCTGTTCCTGAGCTGCGACTCTGTCTCCATGAGCGCTGTGCGGAACCTGTTCATGTTGCTTATCTGGATTCTTTTCTTCTCTATGCGCTCGCTTATCGCGTTTATGTTTGATATCTCCTTTGCCTTGTCGGCTATCTGCGCCTCCAGTCCCTTGATATAGCGCTCGTTGCCCTTAACCCTGCTGCTTATCTCGCTGAGGGAGGAACTGCCCCTGGTGATCATTTCCTGCAGCTCGTACAGCTTCTTCTCGTCGAATTTCAGTCCCTTCATTTCAACGGATAGCCTTTCGAGCGCGGCTGCCATCTCCTTTATCTCGCTCCTGTACTTCTCCGCCCTTGCAGCTGAATCCATTTTTACCTTGAGCTCGCCTATTTCCTTGTTCAGCCTTTCGCTCTCCTTCGCCAGCTTCTCAGCCTTTTCAACCATTCTTGAATGCTCCTCCCTGCCTTTCTTCGCCTTGGACGAATTCTCGGATATCAGCGCCTCGATGCCCTGGTAATCCGCTAGCTTTGCTAGCTCCAGCCTTGTCCTCTCGAGCTCTTTCCTTGATTCCGAGATGCTTGCAGTGGCATCCT contains:
- the ftsZ gene encoding cell division protein FtsZ, which encodes MSILESALNQQASTDSIFRAKISVCGIGGGGSNTVQRMSKLNIVGADLVAINTDGKHLNTLNPSVKRVLIGGTLTRGLGAGGFPEMGAKAAEYSKGEIERVIGGSNLLFITAGMGGGTGTGAAPVVAGIAKEGGSLVVGIVTYPFALERVRLRTAKKGIEELSRNCDTLIVIDNQKLVEVYKNLAIDQAFKVADEVASRAVKGITETINRPGLVNIDFADIRTIMRNGGLAMISIGEGRGPGRVDEVVQSTLRNKLLDVDYEGTTGIMIYIVGGDDLTLGEVNQIAAKLSENSAPNANVIWGARIEPEYNGRVEVIAIFTGVKSPQILSGAESAKESADDFGLGGI
- the dph2 gene encoding diphthamide biosynthesis enzyme Dph2 — translated: MRILLQFPEGLKQKALEHARILESKGDEVFISASPTFGACDLALDEARSIKAEKLIHFGHGEFHHVDFNVEYVEYSIDAPLGLLEDSLDYLKGYERLGIVTTIQHVHQLDDIRSFYESRGKKISIGKPYGFAKRRGQILGCDVGSAATIDREVDAFVYFGGGLFHPLGALLSTTKPFLAIEPFAGSIDFIDGMREKYRKRSRGKVLASVNATRFGIMVSTKNGQHNMNLGKILKERIESKGLQAQLLVANTFDFGSLGNMLEFDAFVNTACPRMAIDDTERLPKPLLSANELMELLKMKEELKEIRNR